In Canis lupus familiaris isolate Mischka breed German Shepherd chromosome 5, alternate assembly UU_Cfam_GSD_1.0, whole genome shotgun sequence, a genomic segment contains:
- the LOC100688504 gene encoding atherin, which yields MAAPLFPRQPWAPAPTRPDPAVDPGGLFDEPPPEEPLAARAPRAAAGRRAGRRAGGRAQGARTGQPPKAAARPPPQEEAPPRDEGCYLDHFPHLSIFIYAAIAFSITSCIFTYIHLQLA from the coding sequence ATGGCCGCCCCGCTCTTCCCGCGCCAGCCCTGGGCCCCCGCGCCGACCCGCCCGGACCCCGCCGTCGACCCCGGGGGCCTGTTCGACGAGCCCCCCCCGGAGGAGCCCCTCGCGGCCCGCGCGCCCAGGGCGGCGGCGGGCAGGAGGGCGGGTCGGCGCGCCGGCGGGAGGGCGCAGGGGGCCCGCACGGGGCAACCCCCCAAGGCCGcggcgcgccccccgccccaggaggaGGCGCCCCCCCGGGACGAGGGCTGCTACCTCGACCATTTCCCGCACCTCTCCATCTTTATCTACGCGGCCATCGCCTTCTCGATCACCTCCTGCATCTTCACCTACATCCACCTGCAGCTGGCCTGa